The genomic stretch GGCGCTCGGGCAGCCTGTCGACAGACTGCTTCAAACGCGAAGCTTGTGTGCGTTGGTAATGTTTCAGCAATCGATTCTCGGACGGGTTCGGTTCGGCCTTGTTCGAGGGTTCCTCGGTTCGGCGAGACGTAGCGAAACCAAAACCGGACGAACTGGTCAGTCAGTTTGTAGACACCGCGTCCATCGGGATCTGTGACCGGTGTTTCGCGCTCGACGAGCGCTAACTGCGTCAGGTTTTGGAGATATCGTGAGATGCCGCTTGCCTTCTTATCGATATGATTCGCGATATCGGTCACACGAGTTGCACCGTTGGCAATCGCTTCAAGAATCGCCATGTAGGTGGTCGGTTCCCGGAGTTCCTGTCGGAGGAGGAATTCAGGCTCTTCGTAGAGAAATGCACCCTTCGAGAGGATGTGCTGTTCGATGTTCGAAAGGAGATCTTCAGTCTCGTCAAATTGCTCGAGATACGCTGGAACGCCACCGAGCACACCGTACGCCTGGATTGTGGTGTCAGCATCATATTGCGGGACAAATTTCGCCACGTCACCGATGGTGAGTGGTTCGAGTCGCCACTGTCCAGTTCGGCGTCCGTACAGCGGACTTTCGTAACTCAACACACCCTCTTCCATCATCGAGATCGACGAGCCCAGGAGGACAATCGAAATCGCTGTGTCTGAGAGCACTTCGTCGACGATGGTCTGAAATACAGACGGGATGGTCTCATCCGCC from Haladaptatus sp. QDMS2 encodes the following:
- a CDS encoding ATP-binding protein, translating into MIDRERELEWLTSHLRREDRQFLVVYGRRRVGKTTLVTTALDSLEQDSQYYLCDQRGPKHNATRFARQCADHFNDVPPDVDTFVDAFRYLKARVEGPFVVALDEFSYLVEADETIPSVFQTIVDEVLSDTAISIVLLGSSISMMEEGVLSYESPLYGRRTGQWRLEPLTIGDVAKFVPQYDADTTIQAYGVLGGVPAYLEQFDETEDLLSNIEQHILSKGAFLYEEPEFLLRQELREPTTYMAILEAIANGATRVTDIANHIDKKASGISRYLQNLTQLALVERETPVTDPDGRGVYKLTDQFVRFWFRYVSPNRGTLEQGRTEPVRESIAETLPTHTSFAFEAVCRQAARAPSFPVSSSRVGRWWYSEQEIDVVGLNPQTKTLFLGECKWTTNPVGQSLLDDLESTEPDVRWQGSDRDVAYGLFSRSGFTDELVESTTQRENVHLFEPADVLALFEETS